The Carassius gibelio isolate Cgi1373 ecotype wild population from Czech Republic chromosome B19, carGib1.2-hapl.c, whole genome shotgun sequence genomic interval aaaaagaaaaggagaatacgAATTAAAAAAAGAGATATATTATGTAATGTAATGCTATATTTGTCCACTAGATGGCATTACGTTAGTTTTTTTCTTGTAGGCTTGTGGTACTATTATCAACTGACAGAATTGTATCTCATACAAAAGTGTACCATTACCGGTATTAATATAGCGAAATCATAATACATTAATACAGTATGTCCTTGAAACAGctttaaaagtttatttcagaatattcctgttatttttgattcatttcATGTTTTGGCAAGAATAACATTTAGGTTTATCACCTGTTCCATCCAGGTCTCTAGGAACAAAGGCTTTCCTCTTCTCCTCCAGAAACTGACTGGGAATCAGCCCAGTACCTCCTTCCGTTAAATGGCATGCCTGTCAGTCAAAAAATATGGTCAGTGACGCACAATATCCGACCAATATACACACGAGTGAGAACaggtatgagaaaaaaaaaaccagtaATCACACCTGCCACCAGTTTGGGTCTTCTCGGTTGACAATCTGCAGGATATCACCCCTTTTGAAAGCAAGCCCCGCCTCTCTGCATGGAATTAGATTGTCATTGGCTGGATTGTAGTCAAAATGTGGCTGCACATAAACCTGAGAGAAATAAAACATGTGGGATTAATCCAAATAGTTTCATTCAAATTCAAGTACTGTGCTGTCATTCATATATGTTCATCTCATAAATacaatcttttttaacattatatttgaaagaaaagaaagaaaaaaaacctaaccTAAACTTTACACAAATAACTTCATTTTAGTTCAAATGTCATGATTTGACAAGTGTAGGGACTAAATGTCCATGGCAGATCTCCACAGACTGAAGAGGAGGggattatataatatttacataaatgtatttaaataagaaGCCTTATTTTGGAGCCTAGTGTCACTGACTTTGAAAAATTGAATCACAATAACAAAATGATTTATGTTATTAGTAGAATCCCTCTTTAAAAGCTTCTTGAGAAACCATAAATACATTATGTGTACAGAGGGAGATGTGAGATACAGAGAAAATACCAGGAGCCATGTAATAagatttaattgtgtgtgtgtgtgtgtgttttgccccAGATAGCATGTGGAGTGTTATTAATAGGGCTCTTTTAGGGATCTTTTTTACTACAAAAATAATGGGATTTAAAAACAATAGCCAAATGCAACCCCAAAGACAAATGCTGAAGGTGTGACTTGAATAGAATGCCCTATTTTACTGTCATGAGTGAATATTGTTAAAAAATCCAATCTAAATAGTAACGAAACATGACCCATTAATACGTTAACCTCATTTATAAATCACAACATCGTCTGATAAAATTAACATGCATTAGTAGACACATGTTGAGCGGCTATGCAGTGGTTTTGTCTACAGCCATTACTTTTTTGTCTCATGCAGCTCACTGCCTGCGTCTTGCTAGGTTAGTCAGTATATATATACTACAGTAAAAAGCACCTGACCTCAAGCGCTGAAGTCACGCTGCGGTGTGTGTGAGCTGATGGCAGTGGGCGGTGGACATGTGTGGTGGTCAGTGGATGTTGTGGACGAGTTCTCCTGTCATCATGTTCTACAGCCTCAGTTTCTGAACTTTCACGGTTAGTAACATATACTGGTGTATCCTCGCCACAGCGCAAAAGCAAGAGACCCCTCTCAAATACGTTCCGAACATTATTTAAACGACACTGGTATTACGGTATTTTAaaaattcatataataataaaaaaaaacggtATTCGGTATGAACCCGTATAACGCCCAGCACTAGCTAACAGtgttgcaaaagatttccatttaaattaattttctatTTCCAATTAGCatgtcagaatgatttctgaaggttcatgtgacaccaacaaaacttaaaaatatattaaaatagaaaattatttttaaatgcaataatatttcataagagacttccttcaaaaacagtgaacaaatcttactgaccctaaacttctgAGCAGCATAtggatatttgtgtgtgtgtgtgtgtgtacctgtggtgGCGCTGCCGCGTCTCTGTAGCTGGGCAGTATTTTCAGTGTTATTCCTCCACTACTTTCTTTGAGCATCTCCTGGAGTTCAGTGGGATTATTGCCGACATCCTTCCCGTTCACCTCCTTTATGATGTCACCCACATGCAGCAGCCCCTGCCTGTCGATCAGCCCTCCGTGCAGGATGCGAGCGATTACCAGGTCACCCTTGTCCATTCGGAAGGTCACACCCTAAGCGAAAACACAGCATGAGTAGTGACACACATACAGGCGCTTTCATTCTGAAGCACTGGATACTGACTTATTAAATGATGACTGGTTGAGAGTttaaaacatgcaaacacacaccaaAGGTTCTCCTGCTTTCTTGCGGATGCCAATCATCCTGACTGCATCAGCCTGCATAAGAGCATTGTTTACTGCCGCATCATTGGTCGCTTCAGGAGGGGGTGGGGCTTCATAGCACTTAGACGCCACCATGTCATGGGCTTCCAGAAGAGACtgaaataaagagagaaaatgtgaacaaaatacagcagaaaacaattataaaatatattgagGGATATTTAAGAAAAGTTTAGAAGGTACAGGATGAGAAGGTAGAGACGAGATGAAATTAAGTTTGAGATGAGAGACAAGATGGGAGGTGAAGGTCCAAGGTGAGACAAAATAAGAAGTGATATAAGATGAGATGAAGATGAGAAGAAAAGAAGATGAGCTAAAACAAGAAGATAAGgtaatgagatgagatgagatgagaaggTATAAAACGATAAAGGTACAAAAAGAGGTGAGACAGGAAGATTCTGTACCTGAAAATGGGGCTCCTGCAGGATTTTGGAGAGCTCTGCTGCGCTGTCATCTCGTACGCTCAGTCCGCTGATATCACCCAGAATCTCAGTCACAAGCTCCACGTTATTTTCCTGCACTGCTTCCAACTTCACATCCTCCAAACGCTCATGAGCCTGATCACAATCATTTCATCAATCAATCCATGAACTGATATTTCTGACCGTGTCTAGCTCCTCTgtcaatttgaaatgattcggcATGAGCATGATCTACATGACTTTGTGAATGTGTTGTTAATGAGTGTGCTGTTCAAACACAAGTTTAATATCCATATCATTCAGTCTTAATCAGTcacaaattaaatttgttttcaGATTATCCTCATTAAGGAATGCAAATCAGCTAGAGCAAGGTCGAGGCAGCTGGGTGCAATATACCTTGGCCAGTGAGCGGACGATGGGACTCTCCATGATGCCTTTGAGGAAGATGAGGTCAATGTCTTTGGCCCCGGTGGTGGCAGGCAACTCGCCCAGGTTATCCAACACCTGCTGCATAGCTGCTCGCATACAGAGAGAGAGCAGTTATGACATGATAACACACCAGGGTCAGAGGACAGGGCAAAAGATTCACCTGCAGGATTAAACAAACTTTATATCAGCCAATGACGGATGGCTGAAATATAACACCCCCCTCCACGGTACTATCATTTGCTTATCGTACACGTTTAGATATTCTTTTGTCTTCAGTGTTCATTTGATCCTGTCAGGTCATTTCCTGAGTGTTAACCAGTATAGTGTGTGCAACACATGTTGTTTTATGCGTGTAAAAAGAAAGAGACACCAAGAATATTGACTAACCTCTTATATTACTATAATCAGCAAGGCTATAtagtcataataaaataaaaataaaaaaaatacacacacactacaggtCAAAAGATAGCGATTGTTAAGATACagtgaaaaatacagaaaacagtaatattgtgaaatatttttagaattttaatgGATCTATTGtcttttttgatatattttaaaatgttatttattctagtgatggcaaagctgaattttcaatgcTGATTTGAAAATCATGTATGTTAAAAAGAGTtttccttaatatttttgtggaatccatAATACATTAGGTAATTTTGAATCATTGTGTCTATTGCCTCTTAGGGCAtggcataagagatttctttcaaaaacattacaaattcttaattattccaaacctttgaccactagtgtatattttttattacatggaTTATAACAagatcaaaataattatttaattaaatagtaaatgtaatatttaatttaaataattgttattaaaaaacaactgatgaaaatacacaacatagtcaTATCATAATCAGTACTTaaatacaggcactggactaaaaatacattcatcagtcattgCTTCTAAAATGAATTCAgcgggtcatcttgttaatgctaaaAATTAATTACGGcaatacaataaaatgtcatCATGAACAGCAAAATCACACTAGACCACTGAAATTCCAAAATGATATTtccccttacattcaacttccaaaagtgcattaatCTTTGGCATCTTACGTTCATTTAGTTTACTAGTGCTATATACTGTGTGAACAAAAACATAAacggcattaataaaaacactaaaactgaAACGCTACGCAGTTTCACTTTCATAATCGAATGCGATTCATCTAATGAACATGATATAGCGTAGCTTCTCAGTGATCTACGGCCCTGTGTATTAAATGCTGGTCCATCagaaagcacgtgatggagatttatcTGTACcattaatcacagaaccggctttactgatgagatgcacatgttgatcaaaaatacaaagtAGATGAGTAAAACTAAGATGCAGAGTGTATACAAAGCAacgccattactgtctagagttcatggaatggtgcgctgtgattggttgagcggatatatcgcattctgcaaaaaagggagacAGGCGTTTGTCgcggtttgaaaaaaaaaaaaaaagggagaaaacatgacctacATTTGTTTTAGTTTGTGTAGTCATACTGATGATAAGACCACTCTCTAACAGTCACTGGCAAATCTCTCTCTGTCAAACACTAACTGAGCACTTGGCCTTGCATGGTTGTGTCACATGGCTACACAGGTCAAAGCCTGCAGCAGTGTAATCCATCTGTGACAGTAGAACAGAGCGTGAATGTGTGCTTACACACTTACTCTCCATCAGGAAACTAGACCAACAGATCAATATTTAACATCAGTTCAGTGGTTCAGTTCCACTCTCTTAATTCAGGTCAGACAGTGTTGTAGTTCAGAAACAACCTTACTCCGTCTACAATGTCTAGTGGCTCTGACATTGTGCCACTATTGCAAATATGTCACAGAGAGATGCACCCTGGCCTGGGGCCTCCCTTATTTGGCTGAACAGAGTACATAATGGATAAACGGACAGAGTAATAAACAATTGAAgaggaaataaaacaaatgaaattacACAGATTAAAAAATGAGAGCATGCAACTGATGTTAACACATGTGTGCGGTGTGTGCACACACATCCTTTAATAAAAATGTCCTCTCATATCTGTCAAATTTTGTAAGCTGTGTTTTCATTTGGTTGATTTAAAAAACCTAATTAGAGACATAAGCGCTCTGTTTGACAGTTAAATGACAGTTTTGTCATGTACTGGTATTACAATCCCAAAGATTTAATTACACAAATGATTTACTGTATGTTTCATGCAAACAGTCAGTGCTAAATGTCACAAGAAGAGCTTTTCAAgtaacatatacacatacacccacacacacacatttttaccaAGGTTtttgtgctcatcaaggctgtatttatttgaccaaaatacaaaaaaaaaaaaacctgttgcaatttaaaataacagtttctaTTGTATTATacttcaaaacattatttattcctgatgcaaagctgaattttctgcatcatttatccagtctttattgtcacatgattcttcagaaatcattcgtatatgctgatttattatcagtgttggaaacagttgtgttgcttcatggtttttggaaactgtgatactttttaaggattattttatgaatataagatttaaaaaactatttataaaacaTGGAAATATTGTGTCACAATATACaccgtttacatttttttatttcttttttggaaagtaattaatactttttttcagcaagtATGTGTTAAATAGATAAAAAGTTGTAGTTAAGACTCATATTgttagaaaaaattataattatacattttaaataaatgctgttctttttaacttttttattcataaaataattatgaataaaatattattcatatataattattatcattatttctgaaggatcatgtgacactgaagactggagtattgatgctgaaaattcagctttgatcacagaaatattttatattttaaaactaacGTAATCTCAATTAACTTAGATATGGAACAAGTACTGCGTAAGCCCTTTAGGCTAAGACGCTATGGGAAAAGTCCTTTTCTCCAATTTCTGAAGCCTTTTTCAATCACTCAGTGAAACTGCATGACCATTGGTTCATTATTTAGCAATTTAGTGAATtcagtgaaaaaagaaaaaaaagaaaaaaaagaaaaacacttcagTCCTTCAAATACGAGAACACTAAATGTGCAGGTAATTAATTTGAGGTAGCAGTATCCCTTGGATTTAGTTTGTTCATTTGTCTGTGATATTTGATTAATTGTTGAAGCATTCCACCACCTAAAAAATATCTGTTCAATATTAGACaacaaattaatgtttctgtgttGACCGAATCATGTGTGTaacttatacattacatttttctcTCAAGTTCCGCAAGAGATCCTCTCTCACCATCAATCGCTGCATGGATTTcaattaatacaatatatatatatatatataaatacataaattgaaCAAATATGGTATCTGTCAAACCATTGCTACAAGAGACCGACATACTCTACTCTGGCACACTTTAGCACAACCTGGCAACCAACTCATGTTCTTTCTTGgtttacttaaaatatttcacaCCCCTCGTCTAAGAGCCATGAAATGCCATTCACATCTGAACGTATAATTACAGaggatatgaaaaacaaaaagaccTCTAACCTCCAGAAGTGTCTGCGCTTTCAAGTTCAGACACCGCCTCCCCAGTTTCTCCAATGCCCCCAGCATCCGAGTCAGAACCTGCTCCGTTTGAGAACGTTTCACCCACAGTGAGAATCATTCCTGCTGTCAAATCTGACCTCTGCTCTACTGGACTGCAAGAACAATAGTGACTTCACAAAGAAAGCAAAAAGACTGATAAAATAACAACCTAGACAGACACAACTCTACTCTGACTCTAAAAAAAAGTGGCAGGAGGTAGAGGAgtgaaaacagaaagacagaaaaagagtACGAGAGACATCCAGACAAGGAAAGTAGAGAGAGTATTCCAGACGCCGACCAAACACAGATGTGGagacacacataaacatacacagaTCCTCTTACTAGCGCTTCacttaaaaacacacatacagccCTCCCTCTAAACATCTAATCCCACAATCCCCTCCTGTTGCTTTAGACTCCACCCCCTCACATCAGAGACAGCCCATCGCCCAATTAAGCCCCCCACTGGATCTTACATAAGTGTCCTTATATAAGCTCTCAAACAAGGGGACTGAGGGGCCAACCTGAGATTCAGCCACCCTCATTCAACACGTCTCCCGCTGGTTCTTCTGGAAGTCTCACTCTCTTAGTCACAATCCTGCTCATAAACATAATGCAAGTCCATGCTGTCATTTCTGGGCTTTCACAGTGAAAAATTCTTCAACTCAAGAAGACCAAATCATCTGTATATGAAGGAGATTTATATTTACGGTCACGTTTTGAGCAGGCCACATTCATTCTGCCAACAGTCAAAAGCTTTGAACGCATGTATTGATTGTATAATGTTTAATGCTTGGACTGAATTAGCTGGTAAACTGCTGTGTTTTCGTGCTGATAATGTTAGCTGGGGTCAAATGCATTAGCTTGCTGGATGTATTAACAGCAGCTCACATAGTTTTACTCTGAAAGCGATGACACATTATAATCTTTAGTTCATTTAGTTTCATTCCATGAGCATAATAGTGAACCAAGAATTACAACCAACTTGATTATTCAAGCAATAACCACCTAATTTTGGATTCATGCAATTTTCAAACTACTGTAAAAGTTTAGGGGTCTTtaagatttgttaatgtttttaatgaaatctctTACTTAGGCTTCAATTGTTTACatactacagtaaaaacagcaacattccttgctgaaaataaaataataattaatgatgaataaatgaatgaatgaatgaataaactaattaatattaatttcttcaaacaatttaaattaaaaaaacgttactgaccccaaacttttgaaatggAATCTACATATttctacatatacatacacacacacacacacacacacacacacacagtaaacacaTTTATGGCCCacaaaggtagtaaggacatctttaaagtagttcatgtgacatcagtagttaaacattgattttatgaaactacgagaatactttttgtaattgTAAGAGAAGACattattgaataaagttgttattaatattaattgaaattaatattaataagttttccttgcacacaaaaaaatattcttgtagcttcataaaattatggttgaacctttcatgtcacatggactattttaacgatttcCTTACTATCTTTCTGGGACTTTAACATGGGTCTCTGTTGTCTGCTGTCTATGCAGAGTCAGAAAGCTTAATTTGTGTTCCCAAGATGAAAGAAGGTATTACTGGTTTGAAAcgagatgagggtgagtaattaatgacaaaatgttctttttttggtgtactatccctttaaaactggACATTCAGTTCCTAAATGAAATACTAAAACTAACATAACTTAGATTATTTTCCAAACAATTATAGtttaattgaaaagaaaaaaaaacaataataatacaatacaatagcttttttttaaatcaatcttCCTGTTTTTAACATCTCTTCTTCTCGTACTATGACATAACGTAAATGGAGATCAGTTGAGCCTTctgatttttctgtttttatttattcttctcTAAGTAGTTTCTCTTCATCTGATCCTTTGGAGGCTaaagtttaaatgttaaattatgttctCCTGTCTGCATTGACTCATTTGCTCCTCAAAAATCATGCTCCGTTTCATTTGTGCGACCTGTTCCCTGGTATAATGATAGTTTACGTGCAATGAAGACTTCCTGTCGTAAGATGGAGCATATGTGCCGTTTCTCTGGTCTGACTGTTCATTATCAAGCATGGAAGGATTGTTTACATGAGTATAAGGCTGGAATTGTTTCTGCCAGATCTGATTGTTTTTCTAAGACAATACACAATCATAAAAACAAAGAGAGACAATTGTTTAATTCCATTAACAAATTGTTGAATTGTAATAGTCTTTCGCCTGTTATTGTTTCAACCCATCTTTGTAATacgtttctttatttttttggcagTAAGATTGATAATGTACGAAACTGTGTCTGTACCTCTACCCTATTGTGTTCTTCTTTGGCAAATATTCCTTTTAATATTGGTATTACTTTTCACATTTTTGCACACTTGACTCATATTCCCTTCAAAAGGAGGTTTCTTAAATGAAAGCCACTTCCTTACCCACTAGTTTGTTTCAGTCATGTTTTGTATCTTTGTGTCCTGTTGTTCTTGAGTATTATAAATGATTCGTTGTGTACTGGTGTTGTGCCAGCAGCCTTTAAAATAGCTGCTGTTTCACCTGTACCAAAAAAAGACAAACGCTGATTATGAAAACCTAAACAATTTTTATcccaattcctctcctctgtgtctctctaaATCAGCATAGCGccattttggcaaatctgagcactcCACGGATGTTTCAGCCGTTCTACAAGGATGCATTTTTGACATGTATTTACGCTTTGGTTTGAACGCAAACAACGCATCAGCGCAGCGTGGAGCGTACGCCATCTGCGTACAGCTCAGATTTGCACAGAGACActgaggagaggaattgttgaataaagtatttatttatttttttcttgtacaAAAAGTACTCCTGACGCTTATATAAATACACCATTGCTTATGTGTTGCATTTTTATATGgatgttttatttgttatgtaaagcgctttgagaagtaacattaaaaaaggcactataaaaaagattattgttataattattattataaataaactgtatatacaactaaattcaaaatagcATAGCATGGCCAAACTGTGCCAATTTGGAAAAAGACATATTCCGAAGTCATAGTCAAAGCTCATCCAAATGGCTggtctaaaataaaacatttctctgTTTAATACTGAGACAGTAGCCTAGTCTGATCTGAGGTCAGTTTGTAGAGGCCTCCAGCAATGATAGTCACTCTCTTGCACATCTGAGCCGTAAGAGGATACGATCTGTCCCTAATCCAGCGCCCCTCCCCCACATCTCCCTCTCACGGCACTGAATTCAGTAAATCGGAGTCGGATTTTAATCTCAATACAACCGTGGTGGTGGATTAGAGAATGCATTATGTGCTTGTTGGGACAAGGCTGAAAAGGCATGTCTGAGCATCAGGTGTGTAaatgattcatatataatatgaatgaataatgcCAGAGGTATACTTCCAGTAAAGGTCCATATGTTTACTGCACATGTGCTCTAAATGATGCATTTAGGAGGAAACTGCAGTGTATTTAGAAGCTGAATTTCACTGCCATCTTATCCTTTAGCATTAGCCAGTTGAACAAAAGCAATTTTGGTTaattaaacactcattttcaaacATAAATATGAGTAAATGATTCCAAAGAAGTAAATCAGGAGACACTGAGTTAATAAATTACCTCTGACAGCCCATGGACATGCAAATTATCATCGGCTCAGCTCTTAGGTACAATCTGCAGTCGCAGAAAAAGCCCATTATCTTTGTATGGTATTAGCTTGCAGGCTAAGTTCAAGCTACACATAGAGAGCCTTTGCAATTTTGAAGAAATAGTATAAAATTGTAGCAACTGCAGAATGTGCCTTTAGCAGCATTTTATGTCTACAATGTCCCATtagacataataaaaaaaacttaatacaaCCCAAAACAATTGTAAGTATatttagttaacattaacataatattaatatgaaacaTATTTTAGTAAGTTTATGCGTGGAGAGAGACTATGAGGACTTATCTGACCAAGTTACAATATATTGTCAACCTTCCTAAATAGGCATtgatatttatgattattataagtaaattaaattattaaaatccatttgtgtcacttgaaataaaaatacatattaaaataaattaaacaatatatttaaaaagttaaattatgtattatatatgtatatttatttcaagTAGTTGTCAATGAAAGATTTCTCATTTCCATTTAGTGTAACTAGACATTAAAAtactaaactaaaactgaaataaaaaaattctcaaaaaccCCCATATAATTTTTGTACTAAAAttagaatgaaaacaaaaaatatataaaaattaattcaaataaatacaattaataaaatcgAATAAATTAAATCCATAGTAGGATCtcgatactaaaataaaactgctgaTATTACAATTTGACAATTTAAAATGTCAGTCATTTGCAAGTTATGCATGATATTCAACAATTTAAAAAGCTTTACATCACTTTAAACCTTATTTATCTCTgccattttatttgtgtttacatCTCACGGATCCCTACAACTATTTATATAGGTGGCCTTATTTACTAACTACATGCTATTTTGCAGAGGTTTAACAATTTGCTTTCAAACAGTACTCTTATAGAAAGTTGCAGGCCAGATAAGTGCACTCAATCTCTCTCCTGCTCCCTTCACCATCTCTACCTGTGATCATGGCTGCCGATCAATGAGATTCCAGCTGTGAAGACAATGTCACACTCACTTATACAGTTCATATCCTTTCAAGTAACACTGGATCCATAAACAAACATATGCTCCTCTGATCACAATTACACACAACTCACTTGTGGCTGATGCTGTTCCCACTCCCTCCCCGATCTGCTACAAACTTCTTATCCACTGCTCCAGCCAAGTGCCAAATCTACAGAGAGAGAAGGACCATTTAACACTGCTCGAGCAAACGCAGACACTAACACACAGTTCTCCTCTCGGGTCGGGACGGAGACTGTCACAGCCCTGATCCTGTCACAGCGGGTCATTGTGTGAACTGTCATTTGAGGTCAGGAGGCAGTTGGCTGTTT includes:
- the LOC127978921 gene encoding protein PALS2-like isoform X3, coding for MQQVLDNLGELPATTGAKDIDLIFLKGIMESPIVRSLAKAHERLEDVKLEAVQENNVELVTEILGDISGLSVRDDSAAELSKILQEPHFQSLLEAHDMVASKCYEAPPPPEATNDAAVNNALMQADAVRMIGIRKKAGEPLGVTFRMDKGDLVIARILHGGLIDRQGLLHVGDIIKEVNGKDVGNNPTELQEMLKESSGGITLKILPSYRDAAAPPQVYVQPHFDYNPANDNLIPCREAGLAFKRGDILQIVNREDPNWWQACHLTEGGTGLIPSQFLEEKRKAFVPRDLDGTGILCGTITGKKKKKMMYLTAKNAEFDRHELQIYEEVARMPPFQRKTLILIGAQGVGRRSLKNRLVVLHPTRFGTTVPHTSRRPRSDEQDGQSYRFVTRLEMETDIKAGRFLEHGEYDGNLYGTKIDSIHEVVNTGRTCILDVNPQALKVLKTAEFMPYVVFIAAPEFDTLKAMHQAVVDAGLTTKQLTDVDLKKTVDESARVLRAYRHYFDLIIVNDNLDGAFEKLQSAVDRLCTEPQWVPVSWVY
- the LOC127978921 gene encoding protein PALS2-like isoform X1; the protein is MILTVGETFSNGAGSDSDAGGIGETGEAVSELESADTSGAMQQVLDNLGELPATTGAKDIDLIFLKGIMESPIVRSLAKAHERLEDVKLEAVQENNVELVTEILGDISGLSVRDDSAAELSKILQEPHFQSLLEAHDMVASKCYEAPPPPEATNDAAVNNALMQADAVRMIGIRKKAGEPLGVTFRMDKGDLVIARILHGGLIDRQGLLHVGDIIKEVNGKDVGNNPTELQEMLKESSGGITLKILPSYRDAAAPPQVYVQPHFDYNPANDNLIPCREAGLAFKRGDILQIVNREDPNWWQACHLTEGGTGLIPSQFLEEKRKAFVPRDLDGTGILCGTITGKKKKKMMYLTAKNAEFDRHELQIYEEVARMPPFQRKTLILIGAQGVGRRSLKNRLVVLHPTRFGTTVPHTSRRPRSDEQDGQSYRFVTRLEMETDIKAGRFLEHGEYDGNLYGTKIDSIHEVVNTGRTCILDVNPQALKVLKTAEFMPYVVFIAAPEFDTLKAMHQAVVDAGLTTKQLTDVDLKKTVDESARVLRAYRHYFDLIIVNDNLDGAFEKLQSAVDRLCTEPQWVPVSWVY
- the LOC127978921 gene encoding protein PALS2-like isoform X2, giving the protein MITAMQQVLDNLGELPATTGAKDIDLIFLKGIMESPIVRSLAKAHERLEDVKLEAVQENNVELVTEILGDISGLSVRDDSAAELSKILQEPHFQSLLEAHDMVASKCYEAPPPPEATNDAAVNNALMQADAVRMIGIRKKAGEPLGVTFRMDKGDLVIARILHGGLIDRQGLLHVGDIIKEVNGKDVGNNPTELQEMLKESSGGITLKILPSYRDAAAPPQVYVQPHFDYNPANDNLIPCREAGLAFKRGDILQIVNREDPNWWQACHLTEGGTGLIPSQFLEEKRKAFVPRDLDGTGILCGTITGKKKKKMMYLTAKNAEFDRHELQIYEEVARMPPFQRKTLILIGAQGVGRRSLKNRLVVLHPTRFGTTVPHTSRRPRSDEQDGQSYRFVTRLEMETDIKAGRFLEHGEYDGNLYGTKIDSIHEVVNTGRTCILDVNPQALKVLKTAEFMPYVVFIAAPEFDTLKAMHQAVVDAGLTTKQLTDVDLKKTVDESARVLRAYRHYFDLIIVNDNLDGAFEKLQSAVDRLCTEPQWVPVSWVY